The genomic DNA aaaaatcaaaaattaaaaactttttaCAAACTTAGATATTGACATACCCATTTCTACGATATATTGAGGGAATTTATTGAGATTACAAACTTAGGGAAATTGTCACTACCATCTTGTAAAAGTTAAAACTTAGGGGAATTGAAATTTCGTCTAACAAGAAATTAAGAATGTAAAGACACTTAAGTTTGTGGGAGCCTAAAATGAGAAATTataagaaggaaataaaattaCCTCAAGTTTGTGGGAGCGTAAATGCCGGTTCCTTTGTTTTCAAAACGTAAATCATTTGGTTGATTGTGGAAGAAGAGCTGAAGTAGTTGTGGAAGAAGAGCTGAAGCAGTGAAGAGGAAATGGCGTTAGATATCATAGAAACAAGAAGGAAGAGGAATTGAGGAAATGATTAAATTCTAGCACTGACTAGGGTTGATTTACTAATTACTAGTGAAATGAATTTGGGCTTGGATAATTAATTTGGGCCCGATAGGAGTGGACTGAGTAATCTGATGAGTGAATaattaggggtgggcataatgatatatatatattatatattgatataaaaaaaatattatattaaattttagGTTAACCGAAAATCCGAAACCGAACACCGcgaaccgaacaccgaatttGCTATTTAAAAAATCGAACCGAGTCAAATACCTTGGAAACTCGAAAAACCGAATtcattcggttcggttcgattttcgTATTTATGCCTCCCCCTACTCAAAATGACTTGAAGCAACTTTGTGAGATGTCTGTGTTCTCTTGTAAAAAATGCAGGACCAATTTAACATGTatctatttttttccttcacaaTGTGTTATAGTATCTAAAGTATATGTGGAGTCCAAgacttttgtaacccaaaaataaatttttggaaccaaaataacccattaaaaaaaaaagaaacaaaataggCTTTACGCACATAATCTGTGCgtaaaaggaccaaagtgtattTTACATTTAAGTCCTTTTACGCACGGTCCCGTGTGTGTGCTCTTAAATATACCCAGCTCCATCTTCCCCCACCACCGGTCCCCCGCGatcaaaaagttaaaaaaaaatcagccatTAAAGGTGCGTTTCCGAGGTCTTCCACGATCAAAAACATCACTTTCTTGTTGATTTTTCAACCCAAAAGTCAATATTTTTGAGATGTCAAGTTAACAAGTTTTTCACAATAAAGCGGcgtataattcaattcaaaaaactcaaaatcaaagcttcaatctaggtattttacTACGATTTTTCAATTATATTATTAACCTAAGCATTACTATTGTGTATTATTTGCAGATATCgaccaaaaaaaaacttttacgcACTTTTTTTGTGCGCCAAATGGGGCTGTTTCtgcccttctttcatttttttaaattttttttatttgttgttaatttgttaattgtttatttagtatttgttaattgttagattagttatttcaattgttagactagctaattatttatttagtttttgttaagccaattgtttatttgttaataatttgttataatttgatttgttaattattaatttatttatttgctaattagaaattgaaaatccttagtttaggattcaatCCTTTGTATAATTTCTCGGTAAAAGATTACTTAACTAATActaggcaaaatacatcaaaacacccctaaactatacccaaaatatcgatATGACACCTATACTATAcgagcgacctattacacaacttaacatcttaaaagtgaattaatttACCCCTCCATGAGACCAAAAACCTAATTCTTGAATACGTGGGCGACACTCGCCTTGGGTGAAGCCACCTATTAAATGAACCGATTTATTTTCTAATCACGCcattataatatatttaacataaTAAATCCATTTTAATACCCAAACCCATTTTTAACACCTCATACCCATTTTAACACCCCAAACCCGTTTCAAATCACCCAAATCCACATCAGACGCCCAAATCCTAATTCAAGAAAAGCAAACGACACCACAAACAACAAATGGTTCAATATTGGTCCTAactcatatatttttttagtttacCTGCTCAATATTGTCGGATTTCATAGagttttttagtttttcttcatCTTAAACCTATAATCGAAGTGTTGGTGATTTTTTGAACTTGGACGATTCGAAGTTGGCTTTTTTGTTGACGTTTGGAGGATAATCATCATCTGTGTTACTAAAAGGTTAGTCCCTTGTCTCATTTTGTTTCTATGTTATGCGATTAGAACTAGGGTTTTTTTGCGTCTTTAGTTTTTCTGCAAATTTACAGTGTAAATGATTGGGTAAAtgcttgaatatgtaaatgtcGATTTGGTTGTTGTCAAGTGTTTGACTATGAAATTGAAGTATTTGGACTGTTTTCAGGTCGAAATATGTCTTATGAACCGATTACTTTGCGATTTTACCATGGTAGAATTTAACATCGGCAAAAATCCCTACGTTAGTGGACAAATCGAATTTACATATATGGATTTAGATAGGTTTTGTTACTTTGAATTGCTTGATTGTGTGAAAGAATTAGGGTATGACCACACTAGTAAATGCACCATTTATCTTAAATTTGTCGATAGTGTGGTATTAGGAGAAATCAAATGTGATAGGGATACAACTAGTTGCTGCATGTTTGGGGGATGGGGATATTTTGAAGGCTTTTGTGTGTCACGTGGTTGAAGAGCCCCTAATGGTCCCACCCTTATTAGAATATGTAACCTATGTGGAGGGGGAAAGTGATGTTTCTTTTGATAAAGTGACTGGTCAAGACATTGGGAGTAGTGGTGTAGCATCTTTTGATACCTTTGATGCTGATTTAGAGCCATTCAATGAACCTCCTTTTGAACCAACTCAAAATCGCCCTCTCCAACCTAACTCTCTAACTTCGTCCCTTACACTCCTCCAAATATTGACAATCTTGAATCAAATCGCTTCTAATACTCTTTTGCCCCGCATCAAATCCCGCCCCAATACTACTATTGAACCAAATCCCGCCCCTAGCACTCTCCGCATCAAAGCGCCCCTACTACTACTAATGAATTTATTCCTGCCCCTTATACTACTGATGAATCAAATTATGCCTCTCATACTACTGTTGAATTTTCACAAACTAGGGTTGTCCCTGATTTTTCTGAAACTGTTAGTGATTTAGATTCATACCTAGATGGATTGTTTGATGAAGGAGAAGTACACGGCCGAGAGTGATGTAGATAAGGAGCTAAGGGGTTTTAGGGAGGAAAAAGAGAGccgggaaaaagaaaaagaaggaagagggTGAAGAGCTCCCCGTCCCCATGTTAAGTTAGGTTCGGGACCAAAAGGGCTAGATATGGGGTATAATGAATCTGAAGGTGCTAATAGAGACACCATGGAAGGTAAGTTGGCTGGTGATGAGCCTTAGAAGGTAAGTTGGCTGGTGATGAGCCTTATTACCCCTCAGATGAAGCTGTCAGTTTTGAGACTGATCCAGATGACATATCTGATGATGATGAAGGAATAGTTGAGGAGAGAGTAAaagcaaaaagaaggaaggtgacaAACAGAGTTGTGTTTGATGAAACCTCCAAGAAAATAGTGCGGGAACTAGGCCTCCAATTTGAAAGTGTTAATGAATTTAGAACTCAGCTATGACGCAGTCCATGAGCATGTTACATTATTGAAAAGTGTATTAATGAACTTACAAGTGGTAAGGATTAGGTGTGTAGAGGGTTGTCCTTGGCTTTTATTTGCTAGTCTTGACTCTAGGACTAACAACTTTGTGGTGAAGAACTATAATCCAATTCACAAGTGTGACCCTACCAATAGAAACAAGCTTTGCAATACCAAATTCTTATCTAGTCACTATAATAAGAGAATAAAGGAACAACCAAGCATTATGATTTTTGAGTTTCAGCAGCTCATTAAGAAGGAGTTGGATCTTTATATTGGTAGAACTGTGTGTAGAAGAGTAAGAAACAAGGTTTTAGCTGAGTTGATGGGTGATCATGTTTTGGAGTTTGGGAGGATTTTATATTATAGGGATAAGTTGTTAAGATCAAATCCAGGTAGTACATGTGTAGTTAGGCTTAGTGATGAGACATTTGAAGGTGGAAAAAAATGTTTAGAGGATTCTACATATGTTTTGATGCAATGAAGAAGTCATACTTAGCTGGTTGTAGGAAGTGCATTGGTTTGGATGGTTGCTTTTTAAAGGGAATCTCAAAAGGTcaattacttgttgatgtttgtaAAGATGGAAACAAGCAGATGATGCCATCGGGCTTCCGGCGTAGTTAAGGTTGAGAACAAGCACAATCGACTTGGTTTGTCGAATTTTAAAGGAAGATCTTCAGCTGGGAGATGGGACAGACATTGCTGTTATAACAGATATgcagaaggtaagatttaagtGTTGAATTCACTTTTCATAACTCTTTACACTAATGTTCTTTTACTTTACTAACTGCCTGTTTTTTTATTCCCCACAGGGTCTTGAAAGTGCCATAAAAGAGCAGTTGCCCAATGTTGAACATAGAATGTGTGCTAGGCATGTTTTAGCCAATTGGTCCCAAAAATACAAGAGGCCTTGAGAGGAAGAATTGCTTCTGGAGGTGTGCAAAGTCAACTTTTGAGTCTCAGCTGAATGAGAACTTAGACTACATGAAACTGTTGGGAGAAGAATGTCTTGATAAGTTGATATATTACAACCCTGAAAGGTGGAGCAAGGTTTACTTGAAATATACCACAAAGTGTGACATTATAGACAATAACATGGCCGAATGTTTCAACTCTTGGATATTAGTACATGCAAAGCACAAGGCGTAATAACtatgcttgaagaaataagaatcAAAATGATGAAGAGAGTAGGACGATTAGGAGTTTTGTAACGGTgggatacatgacttttctcCAATGGCATTGAAAGTTAAAGCCAGCATACTTGCAAGGTCTATGAAATGAAAGATTGAGTGAAATTACGATACGGGGTATGAGGTTCTTGAAGGTCATTTTAGACATGTTGTGGATCTGCCTAGACAAACTTGTTCTTGTAGAGCATGGATGTTGAAAGGCATCCTATGTCCTCATGCAATCGTGCTCTTCACCAAGAGGTTGAACCCAATGGATTACATTTCTCGGTGGTATTCTAGAGATACCTATATGAAGACATATAGCTACTTTATTCAACCGGTTCGAACTTGAAAATGTGGCCACCATCTACAAATCCTACTTGTTATACCACCCGAAGTGAGGAAGATGCCGGTGCGGTGCCTAAGGCTGGCTAGGAGGAAAGAGGCAAGTGAAcctaaaaaaacaagaaaactcTCCAAAAGGGGGGTTGAAATGACATGCAACAAGGGTCATACCCCAGGTCACAATAAAGGAGATGTCTTAGAGAGCCTACAACCGCCGGCCCAAGTGCAAGTGCTCCTGGCATTGCCCAAGTTCGATTCTTTGCCTAAGAAAGGCACCGCTCCAATCGGTAAGAGAGGAAGGGGTAGGCCCAAAGGGATCAACCGAAAAGGTAAATAATTTCACATACTTCATGTATAGTTTAGTGCTGAATTAGTTgctaatattttgatataatttgtAGAGTGTTACTACTAATAGGCCAAAGATGGTTGGAATGAGAGTGTTGCACATACAAAGTGGAGCAACTATCATCAATGTAAGATTGTTCTatgtttaacaattaaatatCATTTTCTGAAATTAAGTATCACTAACAAATAGTTCTATTCATTTGAGCAGCCTCGATTGCCTAGTCAAAGGTTTAGAAACATCAAGTCAAGTGCAGTTGTCACTGGTGAACTGCAGCACAAAGCAAGTGGTGGTGTGAAATGGCAAGGAAGACAAGCTATGACCTCCAGGCAGCTTCAACAAAGAAGGGACAAAAAGCAGAGTCAAACCAGGACTAAAGCTGTACAAATGAGCCAAGGAAGTACCACTGCCTTGTGAAATTGTCTAAGTAGTGACTGCATTGTGAATTTGACCATTCTGGCTTTAGTTTATGTATTGGGCAGTCGTGGATGCAGAATTTGTCTAtgtagttgttttttttttttaatactttgtTTAGGCATTTGATCGCATTTGGTTGAGGTTAACtataggcaaaatacatcaaatctacATTTTGGGTACAGAGTTTAAGggtgatttgatgtattttgccttagCTATGTATGTAGTGGTTTGGTAGAGATGCATCGCATTTAAGTTTGTTTTGGGCAAATTGTGGATCGCACTTGAATTGGCATTTGTGATTGCATTTAACATTAGTTCTTATCTATGTAAAGTCACTCTCTTTTGATCAATGGTTATGCAGCTGTGAGTGCTTTTAACGTTAGTTCTAATCTATTTTGAATGTCTAATATGTTTTGAATTTATGTCTAGCCTTGTTAGCAGTTTTGTTAGCCTTTATTGTTAGGTTGAATGGCACTGATTTTGCCCAATTTTGGTCAAGTCTTGGTACACTTTTTGAAGTCGTTGTAATCTGTTTTTCGAATTCATTTCTGGTCAAGTTTTTGACCACTTCCATTGGCTTCTTTAAGTGAGGTGGTTGGTGATTAGTTCTTCACCTATTCACTACTCAATTCTTATTAAATCATAGTTCTTTCACTACTTCTCATTGCAACCCCTCAAACCAAAAATGACTACCATCCTAACAACATTTGAGAAGAAGTTAACGAAATCGTACGTTGACAAGGATGACTTCATATTTCCTTCCCATACTTTCCAATTCCTTCCAAAACAAGACCGTGAAGCCGTTGTTCTTCACAATGCTCACGCCTACTATATGTAATATAAAGTGGGTGTATATAACCGTCTTTGCCAAGGATGGAAGGCATTTGTTGATGACAACGAACTGCAAAGAGGAAATTTTTTGGTATTTCAAGCTTGCGAGGTCAACGGGCGCATATGCTTCTTCGTTAATAAGAACGCACCGGAGATCGTAATTATAGAATAggtctctttatttcttttcatgttttatgccTTCGATTAATGAAAGTGCTTTCAATGTTAAATGAAATTTCTTACTGTTTTATGCCTTATACTTACTAATTTTGCAAAGCAATTGCACAAGACTAAGAattgcacaacaacaacattacaGCCAACAGTGCCAATTCATTCCGCAAAATGCCAACACTAACAAGTTCTTTACAACACTAACAAGTGCAACCTCGCTAACAACATGCCAAAAGCACCAAAACTTACTACTACAAAATAACCCCTAACAACATGCCAAACTAGAACAAGAGCTTAGGGCAACTTCATTGAAACACCTCTAAAAAACAAGTTTTGAAATAGAAAACTTACTATTACAATACAAATACACAATAAGGAAATCAAAAGAACTTTCTCCCTTTTCTTGGACTTAGCCAACTTGCTCTTccacttcttctctttttccttcatcttcttaatgtcttctccaaaattttctagTTGAATTTCTATGTTGTTCATATCAATTTTGCTTTCCACGGAGTTTGTTAACGGAGAAGGCTTGTAATCATCTTTTCCAAAAGCCTCCAATGATGCTTCAAGTTCACCAATTCTTCCCACCAATTTAGGAATAACAAATTTGGATCTTGGATCAATGTCAGCATCCttccaaagataaaaatcaCATGATCTAGCACCCTAAAATgtaataaaatcaagaaaaaaaaatcagtctttcaactcttcaaagttcaatatttgaaatcaaattcacttcttcaaagttcaatttttgcTTTTTAAATTTCGCTTACACCATAATATGGACAACTCCAATATCTTCTACCAGGGTTCCTTGGGGTCCAAGAAGTCAACAATGGCAAAAGAAATCCATGTTTGCATCGCACATCCTTCAACTCATGATCATCCTCTTGCTTACAAAACTTACTTAAGCCTATTTTAGCCATTGTATAACAATCTTTAccagaaaagagaaaaaaaaaagcaaattaaGCAGTGCTCCATACGAAAGATTACAgacaaatgcaaaaaaaaaaaaagtgaacccgaGTGATTTTTACAGCTGAGAAATACAACAATACTTGAGCTTATACAATAGAACAAGctaaaaaaaagttgaatttaGTTACCTTTGATTCAAAAACAACTTGGGTTGAGCTCCGATTTGAGCGTGTTCTTCATCAATTTAGGGGAGTTAGGGTTCTAAAATGTTTAGGTCGGGTATGGGTAAATGTGGGTGGGTGAAAATTTGGACTTAACCGTTAGGGTTATTAATTAGGGTTGtttaattgattttctatttttttaaaaattttaatggCCTTTTTTTCAGCTCCAACGCGCTAAAAAATGTGGACGAATACGCACCTGGGTTTTGGTCTGTGGAGGGGtaatttaattcacttttaagatgttaaggtgtgtaataggtcgctcgtatagtttaggtgtgatatcgacattttgggtatagtttaggggtgttttgatgtattttgccctAATACTAGTattagagattaattaaaaaaataacgattaatttaaaatgcgtaaaaacTATACCACTTTAATCCTTACTTCATGTATTaacgattaatttaaaatgcctaAAATAGATAGGACACCTCGATAGAGCCGGGGCCCTTCGACAACAGAGGGGTACTTTATCTACAGCATGAGCATAGGTCCCAGTATGTATGGAATGTACCGGTATCATCTAGTAGAGTGGTCTGTACCCATTCGGGTGAGTCAGCATGGGATATTCTAGAGGCTATTCCCCCACATCCTCGTGTCATAGACATACTACATCGGGGCGGTATCTATCGGTGCATCGAGGTTGGTCGGCTTGTGCACGATAAGGCTCTAGTGACGGCCATGATTGAGCACTGGCGACCGGAGACACatacatttcatctccgcactGGCGAGGCTACCATCACCCTGCAGGATGTCGAGGTGATTTATGGTCTACATATTGATGGACAGGCATTGTATAGAGTGGAGCCTCCGCAGCTGTCGTATCCCcaggagttgactaggctcactggTTTCGTGCCTCAGCAGAGGGATATGCGTGGACGGAGTCGGTTGTTGCGGTCCTCCCTCCATGCTCACTTGCGCCTCGTACATCTGCAGCATCCGATTGGCGAGGCGACGCCTCAGGCTGATGTTGACCGACGTGCTCGCTTATATCTTCTCATCATATTCGGTTGCATCATGTTCCCGAACACGTTGGGTGCGGATATGAGCATGAGGTATCTGCTCTTTATTGAGGATCTAGACCGGTACGGGATGTTACGGTTGGGGcgtcattgtcacgacccggccaaAGTGGGCGCGGCTGGCGCCCTAGttggacacccaaacagactttTATATCAAATCATCGTAATATAGCTTGATTCAAATATCAAATTCATCATTTATGgcagaatgaaaataaaaactgtcttaggcggtcgcgcgtacaaaagtatcatatcaaagtcggaggcggcggaatatacgtcgccgaacatatatatatacacctatACAAATAGTTTGGCCGACTTGGCCGTAGCAACAAACGGGACCGCGTTAAGACGCAAATCATAAACAAACGAACGCATAcgtgacccatgacccacatatatgactacaggcctctacaacggaacagaacatacaaacatatgacgggacagggccccgccgtacccgtacAGTCACAAATGAGCAGaaaatacatatcaaaacatatatatcaaatgtgggctccggatcgacgGGAGCACTCGTAATGGcgagaatgtgtggcctacaccgGCAAATCACGAAcctcgtactgcgggcatgaaacgcgacccccgaaaaggggggtcgcacgaaagatgtaccgagtatgtaaagcataaagtgcgTAAATCCAAATCATAGCCGAAGTAAAAGTATAAGGAGAGAGAATACCGAATTAATATATCGGATCCGTGCcggaaacatatacatataatgcaaatcaaaatcatgcataacgctcgggaacgtggtcaccactccgacgccggtgccactcACGCATAACTCGGaagggtttcaaatctccgtacatctccgtaCACATCACATCGTCATACaaatcacatcatcacatatgtcataagccatatcacaaagataactccataaacggaacccggccctatggcgaggtctcgggaaccgtaacacaagatatcgccgaatttatcatagtgcgcacgatcacaaagccggcccggaaccgtgaacgaagtcataataaggcacgagcggagtcgtgagcaaacaatgcaatatatatatatatatatcgaaataCCTTTACAAACTTGATAAAATCATATGTTGGCTCTTTAGTCAAAATAGTTCAAACAATTAATCAAAGCGGGTTTATTTCACGAAGGTATTTCCAAAACGGTAATTATGATTCAAAATagaaccatatgcatatatccaattaaatttcaaaactcGGCAATTAAATACATATCCATACTCATTAAGATCACAGGCTCGCAGTAAGTATTGGGTCCGTCGGaatttaatatacaaaagatatGAGCCTTTAGATCTTCGAAACTTTCGAAAAGATACTTCATAGACTATTTTcgaaaatttagtgtcgttcacattagaagctttcaaataacttatggaacgAATCGACGGAGTCTCAAACTCATAGACAAGGTCCTCCCTTTATATCATACGAAAATAGATTGAGTGAGACAAACGAAAGAAATCTcggctagtgggcccacctcggtcaagtcgaggtggcggacataaattacgaacttTCGATTCTACGGAGTTGTTTATGCAAGCCTCGAAGTAATTCTATCACATTTGCGCACATTATGGACgttcgaatagttttccaaccaaacataggaattatgattcaattgtattgaatgaatagtagctaaaatcaaactcgggtttcgaGGAGCaggataacccccgaggctcaaattcaaacctagtatctctaggacatgccaaaagaagaaaagggatagctttacatacctttctcgcttgctAAGCTCATCAAAACTTCGATCCTGTTTCGccaaaaatccgcaaatggtcatattgaccgatttactattcatgaggctcaCAATTTCTAACCTtagccaatattgttctataaaaatttgggcagcatctcccccgtaaattcaacatccccgaggcttagctcggccataatatcaacaacaacaaccccaacaatgacaacattcatcaaaatcacctcaaaacgcattctagtatagttgttcttcctttctacataagacAACAAttcccattccaacttcacaattccaagctaatatcaatatttccatattcatttactaatcaaaatcactccaacATCATTCGAAAGCATTCCACaccattatacaaaatattcgcaaaatatacaaaaatcccaccgaattcataattcattcaaaacttccattcttcgacacaaacgttcataacacattttcatttcctcacattcatcaacaacaaccataattcacatttaaagtcttacttccatcattatataaaagtcatataaaattcgcataaattCCCATActtacatacaagcaattccTATGCCATTTCAAATCGTTCAAGACTTATTTACATCGTAAatatcataacgacacaactaacaagctaaataaaataaatccatcattattccatcataacaccaaccacggccaacatgccatatttctaACTTCACccaatttcattcaactttcatttccaatacaaattccacaataaccacgactagaatacaacataaaattcaactcatcctaactatacaacataacatatattcggccacatgcacacacacatgcacacccactttgcaaacttccatatttctatatattatactcatttccatatactacaacacaaacaaaccttcataacataaataggagggatgaattcttaccttttccttccaacttcttcacttgaccaagtggttaaattgatgaaacaagcacTCTATCCTCCAAaacaaccacaccaagttgtagagggcccttgaattagtgggaatacactaagaaaataatttttcggaACAAGATTTGAGGGGGCAAAAATTATGGGacaaggccgaatggccctttgtCCATGgtcttcatctttttttgtttttctccttcttgaaatttctatagataaacatgtatatataatatgctTGCTTGGTTAATGATCATGTGAGAATCACATGACCTATTTAATTCATGGGCTTGGGCTAGCCATGaatcatggccggccacctttgtggtttgggcctcaattttcattcttttttttttgagcccaattaattagAAATCTCGTTTTACGATTTCcgaaaaataatttccaaaattccaattttgcccttggccttctccgtgTATTTCCACGTCATTATCTTTCATgaacaacataaacatattaactaaaatcaaaatattgccttatgacctataagtcaaaattattccaaatttccgaatatgcaaaaacacgggatataacatcctcccccctttagaacattcgtcctcgaatgttaaattagtcttATAGGTCTCAAAACTCCTCGGAGGGGGGGGGGCCTTGCCAACCACATACTTTTATTTAATCAAGTCATTTTCCGGCCCCTATACCATTCTTCCGCACCGCATTACCGCTCGAAATCTTCATTAGTGCACAATCTTAGATAGGGCATATGACGAACAAAATCTTTATCAAAACCAGAAGATCAGACGGATGTCAGACAGAGTCAGATCCAAAATCGAAGGTACAAAAGTATGACAGACAAAAGCATAATCTAACGTTATCTCAAACAGATTCAAATCGGGGCCAGACGTACCAAAGTATATCGGACAAATTCACGATCCGTATCAGATGCGCTGAACTATATCAGATAGGtccataatcagagtcagacgtatggAAATAGACCAGACAGATCCGTGatcggagtcagacgtacaggATTTTACCAGACAAATTTGTTTGTC from Lycium ferocissimum isolate CSIRO_LF1 unplaced genomic scaffold, AGI_CSIRO_Lferr_CH_V1 ctg11101, whole genome shotgun sequence includes the following:
- the LOC132041689 gene encoding uncharacterized protein LOC132041689 — protein: MAKIGLSKFCKQEDDHELKDVRCKHGFLLPLLTSWTPRNPGRRYWSCPYYGGARSCDFYLWKDADIDPRSKFVIPKLVGRIGELEASLEAFGKDDYKPSPLTNSVESKIDMNNIEIQLENFGEDIKKMKEKEKKWKSKLAKSKKREKVLLISLLCICIVIVSFLFQNLFFRGVSMKLP